The Bradyrhizobium sp. CCGB01 genome segment GCAACATCCGGCACAGCGACGGCCTCTGGCATGTCGATGTCGGCACCGAAACCTTTGCCGCGCCGGTGCTCGTCAATGCCGCCGGCGCCTGGGCCGGCAACATCGCCGCCGCGCTCGGCGAGCCGGTGCCGGTCGAGACCGTCGCGCCGATGCTGATGATCACCTCGCGCGTGCCGCACTTCATCGATCCCGTGGTGATCCTGCGTGGACGCAAGCTCTCGTTCAAGCAATTCAAGAACGGCACCGTGCTGATCGGCGGCGGCCATCTGGCAACGCCCTATCAGGACCGCAACGAGACCGTGCTGGACTGGAAGAGCCTCGCGATCAGCGCGCGCACCGTGTTCGAGCTGTTCCCGGTGATGCGCAGCGCCACCATCGTCCGCGCCTGGGCCGGCATCGAGGCGAAGATGAAGGACGATATTCCCGTGTTCGGGCCGAGCAGCCGCCACAAGGGGCTCTATCACCAGTTCGGTTTCTCGCTGCACGGCTTTCAGCTCGGGCCCGGCGCCGGCGCCGTGATGGCGGAGCTGATCGTCAACGGCGGCACCCAGACCCGCGTCGGCGGTCTCGGCATCGACCGTTTCCATCCTTCCACGCTCTAAGAAGAGGACATCATGAGCATCACCCGCAGCATCCGCACGCCCATCATGCACCGTGCCGTCGAGGCCAACGGCTTCGTCTTCATCGGCGGCACCATCGCCGACGACACCTCGGTCTCGATGGGCGATCAGACCCGCAACATCCTCGGCAAGATCGCCGGCTATCTGAAGGAAGCCGGCACCGACAAGTCGCGCGTCGTCAGCACCTCGATCTTCGTCACCGATCTCTCCAAGAAGAAGGAGATGGACGCGGCCTGGACCGAGTTCTTCGGCGACAATCTGCCGACCCGCGCCACCGTCGGCGTCGCCGATCTCGGCGGCGGCGCGCTGATCGAGGTGGTGGTGACCGCGCTCAAGGGTTGATCGCGATAGGTCGATGCGACGTCAGCGCTCCGTGCGCTGGCGTCCTTTTCGCGCTACGACTTGATCTCGCTCCTCGATGGGACTAGTTAGAGGGTCTCTCAACCAGGATATTCGTAGCCATGGATTCTACCCCGACCGCAAAGCCGACCTGCCTTGCTCACGGGGAATTCCATGCCTGCTTCAATCATCCTGTCGAACCTGTCGCTGTCCACGCCTGACAGCCGGCCTCTTCTTTCCAACGTCGATCTGACATTCTCAGCCGAACGGACCGGTCTCGTCGGCCGTAACGGCGTCGGGAAAACGACGCTGCTTGCGTCGATATCGGGGGAGCACGTTCCCCAGTCCGGACGCATTCTCATCAACGGCACCGTCGGCCTGTTGCGTCAGGACGTGCAAGTCCTTGCAGGCGCGACTGTGGCCGATCTGTTCGGCGTGCGGCAGGCGCTGGAGCTGATGCGCCGTGCCGAACGCGGCGATGCTTCAGTCGATGATATCGCCGCGATTGACTGGACGCTTGAAGCGCGGCTGGAGGCCGCTCTGGCGCGCCTCGGGTTCGATCCGTCTCCCGATACGGAGCTGTCCTGCCTGTCCGGCGGCCAGATCACGCGGGTTCGGCTCGCCGCGCTGGCCTTCGCCGAGCCCGACTTCCTGTTGCTGGACGAGCCCACCAACAATCTCGATCGCGACGGGCGCAAAACCGTGATCGATTTCCTCGCGTCCTGGCGCGACGGCGCGATTGTCGTCAGCCACGATCGCGGCCTGCTCGAAACCATGGACGTGATCGTCGAGCTGACGTCACTCGGGGCAACACGATACGGCGGCAACTGGAGCAGTTTTCGCGCGCAGAAGGCCATTGAGCTTGCGGCTGTGAGGCACGACCTCGCGCATGCCGAGAAGCGCCTGTCCGAGATCGACGGGAAGGCGCAGGAGGCTGCCGAGAAGAAGGCGCGAAAGGATAGCGGCGGAAGAAAGAAACGCGCCAAGGGCGACATGCCGCGCATCCTCGCCGGCGCGCGCAAGGATCGCAGCGAAGACACCGGCGGCAAGAGCGCGCAAATCGCCGAGCGACGCCGTGCGGACGCGCTCGAGGCCGTCGATACGGCGCGCGGGCGCATCGAGATTCTTCAGCCGCTGTCGGTCAAACTGCCCCCGACCAATCTGCCGGCGGGCAGGGAGGTGCTTTGGCTCGACGGGGTCAGCGCCGGCTATCGGCCGGAGCAGCCGGTCCTGCGCGAACTGTCGCTCACGATCGTCGGGCCGGAACGCGTCGCGCTGGTCGGGCCGAACGGCTCCGGCAAGACGACGCTACTCAAGCTCGTGACAGGCGAGATCCGCCCTGTCTCGGGCACCGTGCGGGTCAGGCCGGATTTCGCGTCGTTCGACCAGAAGGTCAGCCTGCTCGATCCAGCGGTCTCCATCCTGGACAATTTTGCGCGGCTCAATCCGAAGGCGGGTGCGAACGAGTGCCACGCCGCCCTGGCCCGGTTCATGTTCCGCGCCGATGCCGCCTCGCAGATCGTGGGGAGCCTGAGCGGCGGACAGCTGTTTCGTGCGGGCCTCGCCTGCGTTCTGGGCGGGCCTGTGCCGCCGTCCCTGCTGATGCTGGACGAGCCGACCAATCATCTCGACATCGACTCCATCGAAGCGGTCGAGGCAGGATTGAGAGCCTATGACGGCGCGCTGCTCGTGGTCAGTCACGACGAGGCGTTCCTGCAGGCGATCGATATCACGCGCAGGGTCGAGCTGGTCGCCAACCCGGCTCCTTAAGGCTCATTGTTCGACAATAAAAGCCCGACGCCCTGCCCCCAGCGCGTCGGGCGAAAAGATCGACTATCAATCGGTGATCCCAACGTCATTGTTGTGACGCGTATCTCACCGGTTTTCCACTCCGGGAAACTACCGCGTCGGAGCGGGCGTGGTGCTACGCACCTCCGCCGGGCTCCAGCGCTTCGCCCATCTCCAGCGGATGGGCCATGGTCTCGTGCAGCGCCTCGCGGTCGAGCTCGCCTTCGGAGATGCTGATGACGACGCAGGCAACGCCGTTGCCGATCAGATTGGTCAGCGCGCGGCACTCGCTCATGAACTTGTCGATGCCGACCAGGATCGCGATCGACTGAATCGGGATGTCGGGCACGATCGAGAGCGTCGCGGCGAGCGTGATGAAGCCGGCACCGGTCACGCCCGAGGCGCCCTTCGAGGTGATCATGGCGATGCCGAGGATGCCGAGCTCCTGCCAGATCGTCAGATGGGTGTTGGTCGCCTGCGCCAGGAACAGCGTCGCCAGCGTCATGTAGATGTTGGTGCCGTCGAGGTTGAAGCTGTAGCCGGTCGGAATGACGAGGCCGACCACCGAGCGCGAGGCGCCGAGATGCTCCATCTTCTGGATCATCTGCGGCAACACCGTCTCCGACGAGGAGGTGCCGAGCACGATCAGCAGCTCGTCCTTGATGTAGGCGATGAAACGCAGGATCGAGAAGCCGGCGAGCCGGGCGATCGCGCCCAGCACGATCAGCACGAACAGCATGCTGGTCAGGTAGAACGTACCGATCAGGGCCGCGAGGTTGAGCAGCGAGCCGAGGCCGTAGGCGCCCACCGTGAAGGCCATCGCGCCGAACGCGCCGATCGGTGCGACGCGGACGATGATGCGGATGATGCCGAAGAACATCTTGGCGGCCTTGTCGATCGCCTCCGCGATGGGCTCGCCGGCCTTGCCGAGGAAGGCGATGGCGAAGCCCGACAGGATCGAGATCAGCAGCACCTGGAGCAGGTCGCCGCGCGCGATCGCGCCGACATAGCTGTCGGGGATGATCGCCATCAGATGGGCGACGATGCCCTCTTCCTTGGCTTTGGTGACATAGGTCGCCACCGACTTCGGATCGATCGTGGCGGGATCGATGTTGAAGCCGTGGCCGGGCTGGAGGATCTCGCCGACCAGAAGGCCGACCGCCAGCGCGACGGTCGAGACCGTCTCGAAATAGATCAGCGACTTCAGCCCGACCCGGCCGACGCGCTTGAGATCGCCCATCGAGGAGATGCCGTGCACCACGGTGCAGAAGATCACCGGCGCGATCATCATCTTGATCAGCGCGATGAAGCCGTCGCCGAGCGGTTTCAGCGCCTTGCCGAGATCGGGATAGAAGTAACCGATGAGCACTCCGAGCGCGATCGCGATCAGCACCTGGATGTAGAGGATCTTGTACCAGGGCTGATGCCGGCGATGGACGGCTGGCTGGATCGCGACTTGTGTCATATTGTGTGCCCCGGAACGCATTGATCTTGCGGGATTTGAATCTTGCAAGCTTTGAATCTTGTATGTCTTGCATCATGTGATGACCGCCGTAGAAGCGACAATCACATTTTTGTCGGATCGCACGAAGATCAATCGCTGCACCGCAACTGGGGGGAACATGACGATCGCAACGGGCTCGGACGAGCAAGGGCAGAGCTATTTTCCGCGCTGGAAGCTCAAGACCTCGGGCGTGATCATGCCGGAGGAGCGGCTGTCATGGGGCCAGACCGTCGTCTCCGGGCTCCAGCATTGCGTCGCCATGTCGGGCTCGACGATCATCGCGCCGCTGCTGATGGGGTTCGATCCCAATGTTGCGGTGCTGTTCTCCGGCATCGGCACGCTGATCTTCTTCGTCATCGTCGCGGGACGGGTGCCGAGCTATCTCGGCTCGAGCTTCGCGTTCATCGCCGTCGTCATCGCCGCCACCGGCTATGCCGGGCAGGGCCCGAATCCGAATCTCTCGGTCGCGCTCGGCGGCATCGTCGGCGCCGGCGTGCTCTACGGCGCGATCGCGCTGATCGTGATGTGGTCGGGCATCGCTTGGGTCGAGCGGTTGATGCCGCCGGCCGTCACCGGCGCCGTGGTCGCCGCGATCGGCCTCAACCTCGCGCCCGTGGCGGTGAAGGCGGTGAGCGCCAATGGGTTCGACACCGGGATCGGGCTCGCGACCGTCCTGATGATCGGTGTGGTCGCCGTTGCCGCTCCCGGCCTGTGGCGCCGCCTGCCGATCATCCTCGGCGCGGTCGGCGGATATCTCTTGTACCTGCTGCTCGCGAACGGCCTCGGCTTCGGCAAGCCGATCGATTTTGCGCAGCTCTCGGCCGCGCCGTGGCTCGGCATGCCGAGCTTCACCGCGCCGACGTTCCAGGCCGATGCGATCTTCTTGATCGCGCCGGTCGCGGTCATTCTCGTCGCCGAGAACCTCGGTCACATCAAGGCCGTCGGCGCGATGACGGGCCGGAGCCTCGATGCCTATCTCGGCCGCGCCCTGTTCGCCGACAGTCTCGCCACCATCGTGGCCGCCTTTGGCGGTGGCACCGGCGTCACCACCTACGCCGAGAACATCGGCGTCATGGCGGCGACGAAGGTCTATTCGACCCTGCTGTTTGCCTTCGCGGCCACGGTGTCGATCCTGCTCGGCTTCTCGCCGAAATTCGGCGCGCTGATCCTGTCGATCCCGGGCCCCGTCATCGGCGGCCTCTCGATCGTGCTGTTCGGATTGATCGCGGCGATGGCGGGCCGGATCTGGGTCGAGAACAAGGTCGACTTTGCGAACCCAGCGAACCTGATCACCGTCGCCGTGGCGCTGACCGCGGGCGCCGGCGACCTCACGCTCAAGTTCGGGGCGTTTACGATCGGCGGCATCGGCACCGCAACCTTTGGCGCCATCATCCTGTACCAGATCCTGACCTCGTCGCTCGCCCGGCGCGCCGAATGAATCACAGCGATGCGCTGAGGGATGGAACAAAAAGCCGGTTCCGTCGATGATCAGGCATCCCGGAGAGAACTCATGCCACAAACCGATCGCTCGACCTCGTTTCACTCGCGTCTCGTCGGCCAGTACGCGCTGGTAACAGGCGCCTCGCAAGGCATCGGCCGTGCCGTCGCCATCCGGCTC includes the following:
- a CDS encoding ABC-F family ATP-binding cassette domain-containing protein; the encoded protein is MPASIILSNLSLSTPDSRPLLSNVDLTFSAERTGLVGRNGVGKTTLLASISGEHVPQSGRILINGTVGLLRQDVQVLAGATVADLFGVRQALELMRRAERGDASVDDIAAIDWTLEARLEAALARLGFDPSPDTELSCLSGGQITRVRLAALAFAEPDFLLLDEPTNNLDRDGRKTVIDFLASWRDGAIVVSHDRGLLETMDVIVELTSLGATRYGGNWSSFRAQKAIELAAVRHDLAHAEKRLSEIDGKAQEAAEKKARKDSGGRKKRAKGDMPRILAGARKDRSEDTGGKSAQIAERRRADALEAVDTARGRIEILQPLSVKLPPTNLPAGREVLWLDGVSAGYRPEQPVLRELSLTIVGPERVALVGPNGSGKTTLLKLVTGEIRPVSGTVRVRPDFASFDQKVSLLDPAVSILDNFARLNPKAGANECHAALARFMFRADAASQIVGSLSGGQLFRAGLACVLGGPVPPSLLMLDEPTNHLDIDSIEAVEAGLRAYDGALLVVSHDEAFLQAIDITRRVELVANPAP
- a CDS encoding solute carrier family 23 protein, with translation MTIATGSDEQGQSYFPRWKLKTSGVIMPEERLSWGQTVVSGLQHCVAMSGSTIIAPLLMGFDPNVAVLFSGIGTLIFFVIVAGRVPSYLGSSFAFIAVVIAATGYAGQGPNPNLSVALGGIVGAGVLYGAIALIVMWSGIAWVERLMPPAVTGAVVAAIGLNLAPVAVKAVSANGFDTGIGLATVLMIGVVAVAAPGLWRRLPIILGAVGGYLLYLLLANGLGFGKPIDFAQLSAAPWLGMPSFTAPTFQADAIFLIAPVAVILVAENLGHIKAVGAMTGRSLDAYLGRALFADSLATIVAAFGGGTGVTTYAENIGVMAATKVYSTLLFAFAATVSILLGFSPKFGALILSIPGPVIGGLSIVLFGLIAAMAGRIWVENKVDFANPANLITVAVALTAGAGDLTLKFGAFTIGGIGTATFGAIILYQILTSSLARRAE
- a CDS encoding FAD-binding oxidoreductase, producing the protein MTRNVDAIVVGGGIHGCSTALHLCLAGLKPVLIEKDYAGRHASGVNAGGVRQLARHIPEIPLSIRSMGIWEKISELLDDDCSFESYGQVLVAENEEELAVCRARVAELNALGFTHEELIDATELRRLVPAVAETCPGGVVSRRDGAANPAQTTTAFRRKAAQLGATVREGVAASNIRHSDGLWHVDVGTETFAAPVLVNAAGAWAGNIAAALGEPVPVETVAPMLMITSRVPHFIDPVVILRGRKLSFKQFKNGTVLIGGGHLATPYQDRNETVLDWKSLAISARTVFELFPVMRSATIVRAWAGIEAKMKDDIPVFGPSSRHKGLYHQFGFSLHGFQLGPGAGAVMAELIVNGGTQTRVGGLGIDRFHPSTL
- a CDS encoding RidA family protein; translation: MSITRSIRTPIMHRAVEANGFVFIGGTIADDTSVSMGDQTRNILGKIAGYLKEAGTDKSRVVSTSIFVTDLSKKKEMDAAWTEFFGDNLPTRATVGVADLGGGALIEVVVTALKG
- a CDS encoding dicarboxylate/amino acid:cation symporter codes for the protein MTQVAIQPAVHRRHQPWYKILYIQVLIAIALGVLIGYFYPDLGKALKPLGDGFIALIKMMIAPVIFCTVVHGISSMGDLKRVGRVGLKSLIYFETVSTVALAVGLLVGEILQPGHGFNIDPATIDPKSVATYVTKAKEEGIVAHLMAIIPDSYVGAIARGDLLQVLLISILSGFAIAFLGKAGEPIAEAIDKAAKMFFGIIRIIVRVAPIGAFGAMAFTVGAYGLGSLLNLAALIGTFYLTSMLFVLIVLGAIARLAGFSILRFIAYIKDELLIVLGTSSSETVLPQMIQKMEHLGASRSVVGLVIPTGYSFNLDGTNIYMTLATLFLAQATNTHLTIWQELGILGIAMITSKGASGVTGAGFITLAATLSIVPDIPIQSIAILVGIDKFMSECRALTNLIGNGVACVVISISEGELDREALHETMAHPLEMGEALEPGGGA